The following are encoded together in the Rhizoctonia solani chromosome 10, complete sequence genome:
- a CDS encoding RNA-directed RNA polymerase L: protein MGLHKDNLLITSANRLGRYSGSKEHSSDPHQIDYSGGWRSGPTEEWYMEQPSTKFTKLEYRKMRDGWKHEYIVVELDNGTVCRFDRQGKREVWANGLTVEGLDASDTAHVIRKDDEKYYPPIINESEVVLRMHFPDGQDILTILGICYGIQRDGETEHYSLFRYNCYFFSWTIVTALARRTVDWALLGSNAKLWDELVKTTMAGINSDESRLDRLKSSTRSMFGKKSNAPIPPSSGSAYLLSTLQIALSHTRSNVKKNLTESLLKSTVEKNILEITEKSSKSAAEDAARSHASQAARDASFEAVIEVMWGTLLSEQDGIQLWEDRCKRTEDCVRKASAAAADAALTFPLTPPATPPVSGDLGSATASIREAWEDAWDDTWNQNWLVKSKTKPATSRIALLAKAAWSKAWKDATLANEIYVPLVSNGVATYVMNHLPEAVIKIDKTAPGAVKRMVKSLTSSDTSHSELQRFIQARISEFVNRLSHVPTAGVTSEIIEESMTRIWVTVTQLEDLAFSTP, encoded by the exons ATGGGTCTCCACAAAGATAACCTTCTCATCACTTCTGCGAATAGGCTCGGAAGATACTCCGGATCCAAAGAGCATTCTTCGGACCCTCATCAGATCGACTATTCCGGTGGCTGGCGGTCAGGCCCTACTGAAGAATGGTATATGGAGCAACCGAGCACCAAGTTTACCAAACTGGAGTATCGCAAAATGCGCGATGGCTGGAAACACGAGTATATCGTTGTGGAGCTTGACAACGGTACCGTATGCCGGTTCGACAGGCAAGGAAAGAGAGAGGTCTGGGCAAATGGGCTCACAGTCGAAGGCCTCGATGCAAGCGATACAGCCCACGTCATTAGGAAGGATGACGAGAAATATTATCCTCCGATTATCAACGAATCTGAAGTCGTCCTACGAATGCACTTTCCGGACGGGCAGGATATTTTAACGATACTCGGCATTTGCTATGGTATTCAACGAGACGGAGAGACGGAACATTACTCGCTCTTTCGATACAATTGCTACTTCTTCTCCTGGACAATCGTAACTGCTCTTGCACGACGGACGGTTGACTGGGCGCTCCTAGGTAGCAACGCTAAGCTTTGGGACGAACTTGTCAAAACGACTATGGCCGGGATTAATTCCGATGAGTCGAGACTCGACCGACTCAAATCAAGCACACGTTCCATGTTCGGAAAAAAGTCTAACGCCCCCATTCCTCCATCTTCTGGCTCAGCATACCTTCTCAGCACGCTACAAATTGCACTAAGTCACACACGCTCCAACGTCAAGAAAAACCTCACCGAATCACTTCTTAAATCAACAGTCGAGAAAAATATCCTCGAAATCACCGAAAAGTCATCCAAATCTGCCGCCGAAGATGCCGCCCGGAGTCATGCCTCTCAAGCCGCTCGGGATGCGTCATTTGAAGCAGTGATCGAGGTGATGTGGGGAACCCTGCTTTCCGAACAGGATGGTATCCAACTGTGGGAGGACAGATGCAAGAGGACAGAAGACTGCGTTCGAAAGGCTTCGGCAGCAGCAGCCGACGCTGCCCTAACCTTCCCGCTTACACCCCCTGCTACACCCCCTGTTTCCGGCGACCTGGGCTCAGCGACTGCATCTATTCGAGAGGCCTGGGAAGACGCTTGGGATGACACGTGGAATCAGAACTGGCTGGTGAAGTCCAAAACCAAACCGGCCACTTCACGTATTGCGTTGCTTGCCAAGGCGGCATGGAGCAAAGCTTGGAAGGACGCAACCCTTGCAAATGAAATCTATGTGCCGTTGGTGAGCAATGGGGTGGCCACCTATGTGATGAATCATTTACCTGAGGCGGTGATCAAGATTGATAAAACA GCCCCAGGAGCCGTTAAACGGATGGTAAAATCGCTCACTTCATCAGATACATCTCATAGCGAGCTGCAGAGATTTATTCAGGCTCGGATCTCAGAGTTTGTCAATCGTCTTTCTCATGTTCCGACTGCCGGAGTGACCAGCGAGATTATCGAGGAGTCCATGACACGTATTTGGGTCACAGTTACTCAGCTGGAGGACCTGGCTTTTTCGACTCCTTAA
- a CDS encoding Zinc finger, PARP-type, whose protein sequence is MPRATVPNVQASPKPCSGNTISKGELRLGTLLDYNGNKSFKWRHWGCTTARILSNFKNQFDNADELDGFDELKDEDKDRVRKAWADGHVADEDIPATARKEEDEAGDSGSKKKTNKRKKDADNAEEQEEDKPKKKRAPAKAKDNDATTESKGKRAPAKKATAKEEAEEETEEKPKKRAPAKKASASETATKEKPSKKSSAKKKGTKPQTDGEDSAEEIPLPEEDEISATDEEPEPEVSKPARGKKATASKSKKGEKTDDEELKPKSATNKGKGKADSKAKADSKSKTATKGRGKGKKTQITDNESGEEIQLPDDEELSGTDEEAKVEAKKPTSKAKEPTSKRREVPAEQANSAEDESTNAKPKPTSSKAKPTSTKKSGKGKTEPVDELAEPEVVPASKAKKAKEVAKAAAAEAGNSGADKEEATEAENDPAAPAIGDAAESTVKKAPASKARGKKTAGLESSEEKMDVDEEEETPATSKRKPSSRAKPASRSKTAKSTKSASNVGRPTAIGEDHEDDE, encoded by the exons ATGCCTCGAGCAACCGTGCCAAATGTTCAGGCAA GTCCCAAACCATGCTCTGGAAATACGATTAGCAAGGGCGAATTGAGATTAGGTACATTGCTAGACTACAACGGGAATAAAAGTTT TAAATGGCGTCACTGGGGTTGCACGACTGCACGCATCCTCTCTAACTTCAAGAATCAGTTTGACAACGCCGATGAGCTTGATGGCTTTGACGAATTGAAAGACGAAGACAAGGATCGTGTACGCAAGGCTTGGGCA GATGGACATGTTGCCGACGAAGATATCCCTGCGACCGCACGCAAAGAAGAGGACGAGGCGGGCGACAGCGGCTCAAAGAAGAAAACGAATAAACGCAAAAAG GATGCCGATAACGCTGAGGAACAGGAAGAGGACAAGCCGAAAAAGAAAAGGGCACCGGCAAAAGCCAAG GATAATGACGCAACTACCGAGTCAAAAGGCAAGCGTGCGCCTGCTAAGAAGGCG ACCGCGAAAGAGGAAGCAGAGGAAGAAACAGAAGAGAAACCCAAGAAACGCGCTCCTGCGAAAAAA GCTTCTGCATCTGAGACAGCTACCAAAGAAAAGCCTTCCAAGAAGTCTAGCGCGAAAAAGAAGGGTACCAAGCCCCAG ACTGACGGGGAGGATTCTGCTGAAGAAATCCCTTTGCCCGAAGAAGATGAGATCTCCGCTACCGATGAGGAACCCGAACCTGAGGTGTCCAAGCCTGCTAGAGGCAAGAAGGCCACTGCATCTAAGTCCAAGAAAGGCGAGAAAACCGATGACGAAGAACTCAAGCCCAAGTCCGCCACCAACAAGGGCAAAGGGAAAGCTGATTCTAAAGCAAAGGCTGACTCAAAGTCCAAGACCGCCACGAAAGGACggggcaagggcaagaagaCTCAAATCACGGACAACGAGTCTGGGGAGGAGATTCAGTTACCTGATGACGAAGAGTTGAGTGGTACAGATGAGGAGGCAAAG GTAGAGGCGAAGAAACCCACTTCGAAAGCCAAAGAACCTACTTCCAAAAGGCGTGAAGTGCCCGCCGAGCAAGCCAATTCCGCCGAGGACGAAAGCACGAACGCGAAACCTAAACCTACCTCGAGCAAGGCGAAGCCTACATCCACCAAGAAGAGCGGTAAAGGCAAAACGGAACCGGTTGATGAATTAGCTGAACCGGAGGTTGTTCCAGCTTCCAAAGCCAAAAAGGCAAAGGAAGTTGCCAAAGCCGCAGCGGCTGAGGCTGGAAACTCCGGAGCCGACAAGGAAGAGGCGACGGAAGCGGAG AATGACCCGGCGGCCCCTGCAATAGGCGATGCAGCCGAGTCTACGGTGAAAAAAGCTCCGGCTTCCAAGGCTCGGGGAAAGAAGACTGCCGGTCTTGAGTCTTCCGAGGAGAAGATGGATGTtgacgaagaagaggaaacgCCAGCAACCTCCAAACGCAAGCCCTCGAGCCGTGCCAAACCTGCTAGTCGCAGTAAAACCGCCAAATCAACGAAGAGCGCATC CAATGTGGGGCGCCCTACTGCCATCGGCGAGGACCATGAGGATGATGAATAG
- a CDS encoding cytochrome P450 family protein: MELATELLEKQTAVTSGRPRDVMANEILGWGTSPAFRKHDEKHKKMRRIMASALHPAAARSYASQHLDTTLQFLREVATNPGSFMDATNTAVGSFIMRLAYGYISKAGKDPLIDMVHESFRYLGIATSTYFLVNDFPALRYLPKWFPGAQFQRIGKVGHDMRIRYANETFNMVFDQLRRGQIERSSYVSGLLESKGGENASEEDIYLIKWTAASLFTAGSTTTASLVNSFFLVVSLYPECAKKAQAEIDSVVGRDRIPTLQDRGLLPYTDALVQEVMRMCPPVPLGLAHLSTEDIEFHGYRIPKGTTINPNIWQADSFQAQGL; the protein is encoded by the exons ATGGAGCTCGCAACTGAACTTCTTGAGAAGCAGACGGCCGTGACCTCCGGACGCCCTCGTGACGTCATGGCTAATGAAAT CTTAGGATGGGGTACCTCTCCTGCATTCCGCAAACATGACGAGAAACACAAGAAAATGCGACGAATCATGGCATCAGCGCTCCATCCAGCGGCTGCGCGATCGTATGCCTCACAGCATTTGGACACCACTCTTCAGTTCCTTCGGGAAGTCGCCACAAACCCCGGATCCTTTATGGATGCAACTAATACAGCAGTTGGATCATTCATTATGCGTCTTGCGTACGGGTATATTTCGAAGGCGGGTAAGGACCCACTCATTGATATGGTACACGAGTCGTTCCGATATCTCGGAATTGCTACGTCAACTTACTTCCTTGTCAACGATTTCCCTGCGC TGCGGTACTTGCCGAAATGGTTCCCTGGAGCCCAGTTCCAAAGAATCGGCAAGGTAGGTCACGACATGCGAATTCGATATGCAAACGAAACTTTCAACATGGTCTTCGATCAATTG CGAAGGGGGCAGATCGAGAGATCTTCGTACGTCTCTGGCTTACTGGAATCTAAAGGAGGGGAGAATGCGAGCGAAGAAGATATATACTTGATTAAGTGGACTGCCGCATCCCTCTTCACCG CGGGTTCAACAACA ACTGCCAGCCTAGTGAACTCTTTCTTCTTGGTGGTCTCTTTGTATCCTGAATGTGCTAAGAAGGCTCAGGCTGAAATTGATAGCGTGGTCGGGCGCGACCGTATTCCCACTCTGCAAGATAGAGGTTTACTGCCATACACAGATGCCTTGGTGCAGGAAGTAATGAGGATGTGTCCTCCGGTTCCTTTAG GGCTAGCTCATCTTTCCACCGAAGACATTGAATTTCATGGATACCGTATTCCAAAGGGAACAACTATCAATCCAAATATTTGGCAAGCTGACTCTTTCCAGGCTCAAGGGCTTTAA